From a region of the uncultured Desulfatiglans sp. genome:
- a CDS encoding conserved hypothetical protein (Evidence 4 : Unknown function but conserved in other organisms), with the protein MSEKMAKEDLKRNLMESVVGYKVMSKSQMGLTEEAKYQVKERADALVKGIVVEKVIYDPQKDVAFAFGSVKLGDVKTVVGDMKRYDNVVVQGMGFGTMTPEARPPLMALRAALLNAYDEMAETLVGEKISSYSEMENFILTKDINHSEVCAAVYGASIPNPGIDDKDRGWGWDESGNAFVKLQLDLRKVKDILGQRIVYEGPNIIEVEGRGAQTDELAGPEQGGSGEMVAAPATPRTTLQALPVPVGGQKVGEPVAPPPAPEKHEGGASR; encoded by the coding sequence ATGAGCGAGAAGATGGCCAAAGAAGACCTGAAGCGGAATCTGATGGAGTCCGTTGTGGGCTACAAGGTCATGAGCAAGAGCCAGATGGGCCTTACCGAGGAAGCGAAATACCAGGTCAAGGAAAGGGCGGACGCCTTGGTGAAAGGGATCGTGGTCGAGAAGGTGATATACGATCCTCAGAAGGATGTCGCCTTCGCGTTCGGATCGGTGAAGCTCGGGGATGTCAAGACAGTTGTGGGCGACATGAAACGCTATGACAATGTGGTGGTTCAAGGCATGGGTTTCGGGACGATGACCCCGGAAGCGCGGCCTCCCCTCATGGCGCTGCGCGCCGCGCTTCTGAACGCCTATGACGAGATGGCCGAGACCCTGGTTGGGGAAAAGATTTCCAGTTACAGCGAGATGGAGAATTTTATCCTCACCAAGGATATCAACCACTCCGAGGTCTGTGCAGCCGTCTACGGGGCAAGCATTCCGAACCCCGGCATCGATGACAAGGACAGGGGCTGGGGATGGGATGAAAGCGGGAATGCCTTTGTGAAGCTTCAGCTTGATCTGCGCAAGGTCAAAGACATCCTTGGGCAGCGGATCGTATACGAGGGCCCGAATATCATAGAGGTGGAAGGCAGGGGCGCCCAGACAGACGAACTGGCTGGACCCGAGCAGGGCGGAAGCGGAGAGATGGTTGCCGCTCCGGCCACCCCACGGACCACGCTGCAGGCGCTGCCTGTTCCGGTCGGCGGCCAGAAGGTCGGTGAGCCCGTGGCTCCGCCGCCTGCACCTGAAAAACACGAAGGGGGAGCGAGCAGATAA
- a CDS encoding transposase — MEDVLEVYRLAYDPDYPVVCMDESCKQLIGEVRDPIPCKPGQPIRMDDEYVRNGVAQIFMAVEPLAGKRHVAVTEQRTRKDWALQIKQMLDDRYPEVIKVRLVMDNLNTHNIASLYETFEPPEARRLAERLEIHYTPKHGSWLNMAEIELSVLKGQCLDRRIADIATMRAEVATWETDRNNSAKKIAWHFKTSDARIKLKRLYPQF; from the coding sequence ATGGAGGATGTTCTGGAAGTTTACCGCTTGGCGTATGATCCCGATTACCCGGTGGTGTGCATGGATGAATCCTGCAAACAGTTGATTGGCGAAGTGCGCGACCCGATTCCATGCAAGCCAGGACAACCCATACGGATGGATGACGAATACGTTAGAAATGGGGTGGCTCAGATCTTCATGGCGGTGGAGCCGCTCGCCGGCAAGCGGCATGTGGCTGTCACGGAACAACGCACCAGAAAAGACTGGGCATTGCAGATCAAGCAGATGCTCGATGACCGCTATCCCGAAGTGATCAAAGTTCGGCTGGTTATGGACAATCTGAACACTCACAATATTGCCTCACTCTATGAGACGTTCGAGCCCCCGGAGGCCAGGCGACTCGCCGAAAGGCTTGAGATTCATTACACGCCGAAACATGGCAGTTGGCTCAACATGGCGGAGATCGAACTCAGTGTCCTGAAAGGGCAGTGCCTCGACCGCAGGATCGCCGATATTGCTACCATGCGGGCTGAAGTGGCCACATGGGAAACAGACCGAAACAACAGCGCAAAAAAGATTGCCTGGCACTTCAAAACATCCGATGCCAGGATCAAGTTGAAACGCTTATATCCGCAATTCTAA
- a CDS encoding hypothetical protein (Evidence 5 : Unknown function), with product MVFRLGIAQQGMQRSRLPFLLSRLCGCMLVVLVVSLRAGGASEEIPWTDACVNAAQASKVAVVVNCDSGGDLESQVQGLIEDILYEIGFGIIDTDLVQSAISDTQRQLLFSGDKVAALQAADALDADLLMMVKVGVSSRAVSHLKTNLQSVSVGVSCRMVAKDSGAVLSVFRLTDRTAGLDEGSAAILYLEKRSEEIAGKVKRDFCGRILKELGGPSPAVRPRGEGVDLPASTLVPGAGEKVQDASSLEDL from the coding sequence ATGGTGTTCAGATTGGGAATCGCGCAACAAGGAATGCAGAGATCACGGCTGCCCTTTCTTCTTTCCCGGTTGTGCGGCTGCATGCTTGTTGTTCTGGTTGTTTCACTCCGCGCCGGCGGAGCGTCGGAGGAGATTCCCTGGACCGATGCATGTGTGAACGCTGCGCAGGCGTCCAAAGTGGCTGTCGTGGTCAACTGCGATTCCGGTGGCGATTTGGAGAGCCAGGTTCAGGGGTTGATTGAAGATATCCTCTATGAGATCGGCTTTGGGATTATAGACACGGATCTTGTGCAGAGCGCCATCAGCGACACGCAACGGCAGCTGCTTTTCTCCGGCGACAAGGTGGCCGCGCTGCAGGCTGCCGATGCGTTGGATGCGGACCTGCTGATGATGGTGAAGGTCGGGGTGAGTTCCAGGGCGGTCAGCCATCTTAAGACCAATCTCCAGAGTGTCTCTGTCGGAGTGTCGTGCCGGATGGTTGCGAAGGATTCCGGGGCTGTGCTCTCAGTCTTCAGACTGACGGACCGCACGGCCGGATTGGATGAGGGGTCGGCGGCGATCCTGTATCTGGAAAAAAGATCCGAGGAGATTGCCGGGAAAGTGAAAAGGGATTTTTGCGGCCGCATTCTGAAGGAACTGGGCGGTCCGTCGCCTGCTGTCCGCCCGCGCGGCGAAGGGGTTGACCTGCCGGCCTCGACCCTCGTGCCCGGCGCAGGAGAAAAGGTCCAGGATGCATCGAGTCTGGAAGATCTTTAG
- a CDS encoding hypothetical protein (Evidence 5 : Unknown function), with product MQGGRRLITAKTEAFLEENYEKERG from the coding sequence GTGCAGGGTGGCAGAAGGCTGATAACGGCAAAGACTGAAGCATTCTTGGAGGAGAATTATGAGAAGGAAAGGGGCTAG
- a CDS encoding Cytochrome c biogenesis factor produces the protein MRANDKRKVGMSLVVFAALLLLCACQSAPPPAPEPTAEDYFNQGMRYFKAANYDSAIREFRMATAENPSYIQAYFYLGQCYEKKQAWDDAVAAYRECIKLDSQYLKAREALGVLYYDLQKYSQAREQLEAAKSLGSILPKVYFCLGEILRTDGDCKGAMAEYQRALQLDPAYVAAKDGLKLATDDCNRKYRKPQAPLPKKEKSFQGGGAAIEPGKF, from the coding sequence ATGAGGGCAAATGACAAAAGGAAGGTGGGTATGTCTTTGGTTGTGTTTGCGGCCCTGTTGTTGTTGTGTGCGTGTCAGAGCGCGCCCCCGCCGGCGCCTGAGCCCACGGCCGAGGACTATTTCAACCAGGGGATGCGGTATTTCAAGGCTGCAAACTATGATAGCGCCATAAGGGAATTCAGAATGGCGACCGCCGAAAACCCCTCTTACATACAGGCCTACTTCTATCTGGGGCAGTGCTATGAGAAAAAACAGGCTTGGGACGATGCGGTAGCCGCCTACAGGGAATGCATCAAGCTGGACAGCCAATATCTGAAGGCGCGGGAAGCCCTGGGTGTGCTCTACTATGACCTCCAAAAGTATTCGCAGGCGCGGGAACAGTTGGAAGCCGCGAAGAGCTTGGGGAGCATCCTGCCCAAGGTGTATTTCTGCCTGGGTGAGATCTTGCGAACAGATGGGGACTGCAAGGGAGCGATGGCGGAATACCAGCGTGCGCTGCAATTGGATCCAGCCTATGTGGCTGCCAAGGACGGTCTCAAACTTGCCACCGATGACTGCAACAGGAAATACAGGAAGCCCCAGGCGCCTCTTCCCAAGAAGGAAAAATCGTTTCAGGGCGGTGGCGCCGCAATCGAACCGGGCAAGTTTTAA
- a CDS encoding hypothetical protein (Evidence 5 : Unknown function) → MAFQSGEAGGGRDRQMFRGQPLAVSLFVVVFAALLSFACGCVANKLIARQGAHSFEGRVTSYQIEKLFNTGYVEIRSADGSGTKRFESDPLTKFLGDELPRTGDYVKVTYLVDNEVNKLCSLQVEHNKPAAVYLPPPRSAAAAKTGSSERFCSDIPDEEIKGFGRVKKVVNVRSGASTSCAKLSQASPGDRLRLLGKKDRWYYLELPDGTKGWMYSPLVQVEGQETTISAPAAVTVDLPEVKGEKISIAVLDFSNTTPEAAEVNLGKMICEKITTALVNSDAFKTIEREQLTKVVSELELGQTGIIDTSKAIEIGKIYNADAIIVGSAALMNNEISLDARIIEVESGVIISAESRTGSYSLSGISAMSQQIVNSLARKFYRES, encoded by the coding sequence ATGGCGTTTCAAAGCGGAGAGGCCGGAGGCGGCCGGGATAGGCAGATGTTCAGAGGCCAGCCTTTGGCGGTATCGCTTTTCGTGGTGGTGTTCGCGGCGCTTCTGTCGTTTGCTTGCGGCTGCGTTGCGAACAAGCTGATTGCCCGGCAGGGGGCCCATTCCTTTGAAGGACGAGTCACATCCTATCAGATCGAAAAACTGTTCAACACGGGGTATGTAGAGATCCGCTCGGCAGACGGAAGCGGGACGAAGCGGTTCGAATCGGATCCCCTCACGAAATTTCTCGGGGATGAACTGCCTCGTACAGGGGATTACGTAAAGGTCACCTATCTCGTCGATAACGAGGTCAATAAGCTATGCAGCTTGCAGGTCGAACATAACAAACCGGCTGCCGTCTACCTGCCTCCCCCACGTTCTGCCGCTGCCGCGAAAACGGGCTCTTCGGAGCGTTTCTGTTCGGATATTCCCGACGAAGAGATCAAGGGGTTCGGGCGGGTGAAAAAGGTCGTGAATGTAAGGAGCGGTGCAAGTACCAGCTGCGCGAAGCTCTCACAGGCCTCGCCCGGCGACAGACTGAGGCTGCTCGGAAAGAAGGACCGATGGTACTACCTCGAGCTGCCCGACGGAACCAAGGGCTGGATGTACAGTCCGCTTGTCCAGGTGGAAGGTCAGGAAACGACGATTTCCGCTCCGGCTGCTGTCACCGTGGATCTCCCGGAGGTGAAAGGGGAGAAAATCTCGATCGCGGTGCTGGATTTTTCCAACACGACGCCCGAAGCTGCTGAAGTCAACCTCGGGAAGATGATTTGTGAGAAGATTACCACCGCCCTGGTGAATTCCGATGCCTTCAAGACCATCGAGCGCGAGCAATTGACCAAAGTGGTGAGCGAACTCGAACTCGGTCAGACCGGGATCATCGATACGTCGAAGGCCATCGAGATCGGAAAGATATACAACGCCGACGCCATCATCGTGGGAAGCGCGGCCTTGATGAACAACGAGATCAGTCTGGACGCGAGAATCATAGAGGTAGAAAGCGGTGTGATCATCAGCGCTGAGTCGAGGACCGGGAGCTACAGCCTTTCGGGTATCAGCGCTATGTCGCAGCAGATAGTGAACAGCCTTGCGCGCAAATTCTACCGGGAGTCCTGA
- a CDS encoding transposase, which produces MAPRYRVTLSAEERKELEALTRRGKIQARKFIHARALLLCDAGPDGPAWATDEVATALGASTRMIEHLKKRFVEEGLEAALERKPREKPPREVIFDGAFEARLIALACSEAPDGHQRWTVRLLADKAVELKFARAVSHMTVQRILKKTNLNLTSASTGKSRRKGVRRS; this is translated from the coding sequence ATGGCGCCAAGATACCGAGTAACGCTGAGTGCAGAGGAACGCAAAGAACTGGAGGCATTGACACGGCGCGGTAAAATCCAGGCAAGAAAGTTCATCCACGCACGTGCTTTGTTACTGTGCGATGCTGGCCCCGATGGCCCGGCATGGGCTACGGATGAAGTGGCAACAGCTCTGGGCGCCAGTACCCGCATGATCGAGCACCTGAAGAAGCGCTTCGTGGAAGAAGGGCTCGAGGCGGCCCTGGAGCGTAAGCCCAGGGAAAAGCCACCCCGGGAGGTCATCTTTGATGGGGCTTTTGAAGCACGCCTGATCGCTTTGGCCTGTTCGGAGGCGCCGGATGGACACCAGCGATGGACGGTCAGACTGCTTGCGGACAAGGCCGTTGAACTTAAGTTTGCGCGCGCTGTTTCACACATGACCGTACAGCGCATATTAAAAAAAACGAACTTAAACCTCACCTCAGCAAGTACTGGAAAATCCCGCCGGAAGGGAGTGCGGCGTTCGTAG
- a CDS encoding hypothetical protein (Evidence 5 : Unknown function) → MRRLGRPGAAREALEESRPGCPKQIPLGDGNSDDEQVELKSIISSLTRDVKIKEEG, encoded by the coding sequence GTGAGGCGGCTCGGCAGGCCGGGAGCTGCTAGAGAAGCGCTGGAGGAGAGCAGGCCTGGATGTCCGAAACAGATTCCATTGGGTGATGGAAATTCAGACGATGAACAAGTTGAGTTGAAAAGCATTATTTCAAGCCTGACGAGGGATGTCAAGATTAAAGAGGAAGGATGA
- a CDS encoding conserved exported hypothetical protein (Evidence 4 : Unknown function but conserved in other organisms), with protein MHRVWKIFSVLGAVTLLSPCPAQAEADPIPTIVVSAEGLADPNYYRDQSIAYDEALRDAKGQAVEKAVGCFVSSRTVVENYALVSDRLISKSDGLIKSVFKVVNGGVQADGFYHVWIKAEIFAKPLSESLNQLSGKERSFLIKERGNPVVSVGILVESPESGERQECHTCNTEISSALMHFGYRVISDKKALEEKEARIKMMVSQGYPGQLASTFIRKMSDISVMGMVNLRKSPKINLAGIDVQTTLLTAWSLEAVDNHTSQIIFARNFQPPRGVMYNNEDEAVLKVGKQIGEVFSKDLFKSYIMRPSHEILMIVSGFEDRSLAKMLKKELIGVRAVLNVNFKEFLAGGETVFDVEFAGGREHFSNIVEDAVLGPLNRKFGKDAFHITEEHGDILRIAFDSSNLRQPFEEVLEEGAPLQLVADAPPERLREVVKSEELKQKVVKANPDAGKALMDL; from the coding sequence ATGCATCGAGTCTGGAAGATCTTTAGCGTGTTGGGTGCGGTAACCCTCCTTTCACCCTGCCCTGCCCAAGCCGAGGCGGACCCCATCCCTACGATCGTGGTTTCCGCCGAAGGCCTTGCGGATCCGAACTACTATCGCGATCAGAGCATTGCCTACGACGAGGCGCTTCGTGACGCCAAAGGTCAGGCTGTGGAAAAGGCCGTCGGGTGTTTTGTCAGCAGCCGCACGGTTGTCGAGAACTATGCCCTGGTCTCGGATCGCCTAATCTCCAAAAGCGACGGCTTGATCAAATCCGTTTTCAAAGTGGTGAATGGTGGCGTCCAGGCGGATGGGTTCTACCACGTCTGGATCAAGGCGGAGATATTCGCGAAGCCGTTGAGCGAGAGCTTGAATCAGCTGTCAGGGAAGGAACGTTCCTTTCTGATCAAGGAGAGGGGCAACCCGGTGGTCAGCGTCGGCATCCTGGTGGAGTCTCCGGAGAGCGGCGAACGGCAGGAATGCCACACGTGCAATACGGAGATCAGCAGCGCCCTGATGCATTTCGGATACCGGGTGATCTCGGATAAGAAGGCACTCGAAGAAAAGGAGGCCCGCATCAAGATGATGGTCTCCCAGGGATATCCCGGCCAGCTGGCTTCGACATTCATCCGCAAGATGAGCGACATCTCCGTCATGGGGATGGTGAATCTCAGAAAGTCTCCCAAAATCAACCTCGCCGGAATCGATGTGCAGACCACTCTCCTGACTGCCTGGTCTCTCGAGGCGGTCGACAACCACACGTCGCAGATCATCTTCGCCCGAAATTTTCAGCCTCCGCGGGGCGTCATGTACAACAACGAGGACGAGGCCGTCCTGAAGGTGGGAAAGCAGATTGGGGAGGTCTTCTCGAAGGACCTTTTCAAGAGCTACATCATGCGGCCCTCGCATGAGATCCTCATGATCGTGAGCGGGTTTGAAGACCGAAGCCTTGCAAAGATGCTAAAAAAGGAGCTTATCGGGGTGCGCGCCGTGTTGAACGTGAATTTCAAGGAATTCCTGGCGGGAGGCGAAACGGTCTTCGACGTCGAGTTTGCGGGCGGCAGGGAGCATTTTTCGAACATTGTGGAGGATGCGGTTCTTGGACCCTTGAACCGTAAGTTCGGCAAGGACGCTTTTCACATCACTGAGGAGCATGGGGATATCCTCCGGATAGCATTCGATTCTTCGAACCTTCGGCAACCGTTCGAGGAGGTTCTCGAAGAAGGGGCTCCCCTGCAGCTCGTGGCGGATGCCCCCCCCGAGCGTCTGCGCGAGGTTGTCAAGAGTGAGGAATTGAAGCAAAAGGTGGTAAAGGCCAACCCGGATGCCGGGAAGGCGTTGATGGATCTGTAA